One window of the Gymnogyps californianus isolate 813 chromosome 13, ASM1813914v2, whole genome shotgun sequence genome contains the following:
- the BRK1 gene encoding protein BRICK1 — MSVQEDPVQREIHQDWANREYIEVITSSIKKIADFLNSFDMSCRSRLATLNEKLTALERRIEYIEARVTKGETLT; from the exons aTGTCGGTGCAGGAGGACCCGGTGCAGCGGGAGATCCACCAGGACTGGGCCAATCGCGAGTACATTGAGGTGATCACCAGCTCCATCAAGAAGATCGCGGACTTCCTCAACTCCTTCG ACATGTCGTGCCGGTCCCGGCTGGCCACCCTGAACGAGAAGCTGACGGCGCTCGAGCGCAGGATCGAGTACATCGAGGCCCGG GTCACCAAGGGCGAGACGCTGACGTAG